A portion of the Aricia agestis chromosome 1, ilAriAges1.1, whole genome shotgun sequence genome contains these proteins:
- the LOC121736765 gene encoding protein-glucosylgalactosylhydroxylysine glucosidase-like isoform X1: MWNFLVRNKQVAAMLAILVAAALVVIFMTTKGSSYSVVERVAAETEDVSNEAHIFSCNNLPSDDHFMPSIGNGHVATNIFSDTVYMNGLYNGRKGESRRARIPAWANVRLNSTLTHLPFKPVYSLDTKQGVFKVTVDRDRSVVTQRIYAHRYYTRAIINQIQIRPKPHADPNFIHKEIWIAIKLMPGPTSKDIDFQTPIPEIIDGRTVWRSCGKTRVSEDPVYQPLPVEVCAYWTSVPDHLVVPQHHSRVFTFIMTADKNQTVAREEFVRVLQEDGEDLYDKHLEAWQKLYSHASMQIEGNLQLAKIVNGIWYYFLSSLPSEESFSHQERYYGLSPTGLARGGTLDDYEGHNFWDTEMWMFPTILLLYPRYGKKLLEYRLDNAYVAAELAKITGNKGYRFPWESAYTGAEVTQPCCPEVAEFEQHVTGDVAFAARQYLAATRDEHWLQHGGCSIVTNIAEFWASRAVINYTTGFYDIENVMGPDEEHSNVTNSVFTNVVAGYSLYLAEYVACLCKSYYMAREPERWADIAWSLALPYDPVLDYHPEYEGYTRGEPIKQADAVLLGFPLQYPMNVSTRANDLAYYEAVTRESGPAMTDSMHAVGMLQLDDAVHAEQLFNRSYMDNVREPFKIWSELRSPNVGAVNFLTGMGGFLQSLVFGYAGISLNLDTLKITKPQLPPASTKFTIKGIKYLGASLTLDIGDSDTTLKVSGVDENWPLIMDNGKYNVTLVPGMTVTLKGQGPFVIRSVPWKDCQQPADTIGHNYLRPIGT, from the exons ATGTGGAACTTTTTGGTGCGAAACAAGCAGGTCGCTGCGATGCTAGCGATTTTGGTGGCGGCAGCTTTGGttgttatttttatgacaaCCAAGGGGTCCAGCTACTCGGTGGTGGAGAGGGTTGCGGCTGAAACGGAAGATGTTAGCAATGAAGCGCACATATTTTCGTGTAACAA CCTCCCGTCAGATGATCATTTCATGCCTTCCATCGGAAATGGGCACGTTGCGACAAATATCTTCAGCGACACGGTGTACATGAACGGTCTCTACAACGGACGGAAGGGAGAGAGTAGGCGAGCTAGAATACCAGCCTGGGCCAACGTCAGGCTAAACTCCACACTCACTCATCTGCCGTTCAAGCCTGTATATAGCCTGGACACCAAGCAAGGAGTTTTCAAAGTGACAGTTGATAGAGACAGATCGGTGGTGACGCAGAGGATATACGCTCATCGGTATTACACAAGGGCTATTATCAATCAGATACAAATCAGACCTAAGCCGCATGCAG atcCAAATTTCATACATAAAGAAATATGGATAGCAATCAAGCTGATGCCTGGGCCCACCAGCAAAGACATTGACTTCCAAACTCCTATCCCCGAGATCATCGATGGCAGGACTGTTTGGAGAAGCTGCGGGAAGACCAGGGTGTCAGAGGACCCGGTCTATCAGCCACTACCAGTAGAAGTCTGCGCCTACTGGACGTCTGTGCCTGATCATTTAGTTGTACCGCAGCATCACTCCAGGGTCTTCACATTCATAATGACCGCTGATAAGAACCAAACGGTCGCCAGGGAGGAATTTGTTAGAG TATTGCAGGAGGATGGCGAAGACTTGTATGACAAGCACTTAGAAGCGTGGCAGAAACTTTACAGCCATGCTAGTATGCAAATTGAAGGAAATCTACAACTT gcaaaaatagtaaatggtATTTGGTACTACTTCTTGAGCTCGCTACCTTCCGAAGAATCGTTCTCCCACCAAGAGAGATACTATGGACTTAGTCCAACTGGCTTGGCTCGAGGAGGCACATTGGATGACTACGAAG GCCACAATTTTTGGGATACGGAAATGTGGATGTTTCCGACCATTCTCCTACTCTACCCTCGATATGGAAAGAAGCTGCTGGAGTATCGACTCGATAACGCCTACGTGGCGGCTGAACTCGCCAAGATCACAGGCAATAAGGGTTACAG GTTTCCATGGGAGAGCGCGTACACGGGCGCTGAGGTGACGCAGCCGTGCTGCCCCGAAGTGGCGGAGTTCGAGCAGCACGTCACAGGAGACGTCGCCTTCGCCGCCAGACAGTACCTGGCTGCCACACGCGATGAGCACTGGCTGCAG CACGGCGGCTGCTCCATCGTAACGAACATCGCAGAATTTTGGGCTTCACGTGCCGTCATCAATTACACAACAGGATTCTATGATATAGAAA ATGTGATGGGACCCGACGAGGAGCACAGCAACGTGACCAACTCTGTGTTCACTAACGTCGTCGCTGGATATTCTCTATATTTAGCCGA GTATGTAGCCTGTTTATGTAAATCCTACTACATGGCGCGGGAGCCGGAAAGGTGGGCTGACATTGCCTGGAGCCTGGCTCTGCCTTACGATCCCGTTCTGGACTACCATCCTGAGTACGAAGGCTACACCAGAGGAGAGCCTATAAAGCAGGCTGATGCTGTACTCCTTGGCTTCCCATTGCAGTATCCAATGAATGT CTCAACACGAGCCAACGACTTGGCGTACTACGAGGCAGTGACACGCGAAAGCGGTCCAGCCATGACGGACAGCATGCACGCGGTGGGCATGCTGCAGCTGGACGACGCCGTGCATGCCGAACAGCTTTTCAACAGGAGCTACATGGACAACGTCAGAGAACCGTTTAAG ATTTGGAGCGAGCTCCGGAGTCCAAATGTTGGCGCCGTGAACTTCCTCACTGGCATGGGCGGTTTCCTCCAGTCTCTAGTCTTCGGGTACGCTGGCATCAGTCTAAATCTCGACACGTTGAAAATAACCAAACCTCAGCTACCGCCTGCGTCAACTAAGTTTACTATTAAAG GTATCAAGTATTTGGGCGCAAGCTTGACCCTGGACATTGGTGATTCAGACACGACCCTGAAGGTGTCTGGTGTGGACGAGAACTGGCCCCTCATCATGGACAACGGAAAGTACAATGTCACACTGGTGCCAGGAATGACTG
- the LOC121727926 gene encoding trypsin epsilon-like, which yields MRILFITLLGLKLTANATDLEPRIVQGIPVKSMKKFGYTVHFVSNGEERVTCGGSIVNQRTILTAAHCICDAPDQEFFIRVGSYHKNRGTLYNVKNTVVHERYDPIKLLYDIGLAVVDRDIRLGSEVYRVALSNTPPRAGLVGTIAGWGVSKREVNGPIKGAHALLYTKQKILPLYKCKKIMKIEVRPKTFCAGAKNASSYPWRGDSGGALVVDGSLQVGVLSAHAAPGVTLYTDVSQFLQWIDLQARRLYCQ from the exons ATGAGGATTTTATTTATAACGTTACTCGGGCTGAAATTGACCGCGAATGCAACGGATCTAGAGCCAAGAATAGTGCAAGGGATACCAgtaaaaagtatgaaaaaatTTGGCTATACCGTGCACTTTGTATCGAACGGAGAAGAACGGGTGACTTGTGGTGGATCTATCGTCAACCAGAGGACAATACTGACAGCCGCTCACTGCATCTGTGATGCCCCTGACCAAGAGTTCTTCATCAGGGTCGGTAGTTACCATAAAAATAGAGGAACTCTGTATAACGTCAAAAATACAGTAGTTCATGAGAGGTACGATCCGATTAAACTACTCTACGATATCGGGCTGGCTGTCGTTGATCGTGATATTAGACTGGGATCCGAAGTATACAGGGTGGCATTGTCAAACACGCCTCCTAGAGCAGGGCTAGTCGGTACAATTGCCGGATGGGGTGTTTCTAAA AGAGAAGTAAATGGACCTATCAAAGGCGCGCATGCGTTGCTTTACACTAAACAGAAAATCTTACCACTTTATAAATGTAAGAAAATTATGAAGATAGAAGTGAGACCTAAGACTTTTTGTGCTGGCGCGAAAAACGCATCAAGTTATCCATGGCG ggGCGATTCTGGCGGTGCACTGGTGGTGGATGGCAGCTTGCAGGTGGGCGTACTGTCGGCGCACGCGGCGCCCGGCGTCACCCTTTACACAGACGTGTCGCAGTTCCTACAGTGGATAGATCTTCAAGCACGACGCTTGTATTGCCAATAA